The following DNA comes from Musa acuminata AAA Group cultivar baxijiao chromosome BXJ1-4, Cavendish_Baxijiao_AAA, whole genome shotgun sequence.
ATGACCCATATCTTGATGTCATCCCAAAGTTGTGAAGTAACTAATTGCACCCAAAAATAATTACAGACCTATAtatgttaaaatataaaacatgttTTTCAAGTTGCATAATGTTATTTATTACTAaccaataaaattatcatttaccAGATAATTGTGGTCAAGTAATCAATGAGCTCAATTGCTTAATGATGTTTATTCTATTTCTTGTAATGCAATCACAGACACAAAATGTTTGACTTCTAGCCATTGTTAAGTTATTTTTCCCTTGATATCAAGTATGAACTTGATAATATAATTTCAAATTACCATAAAAGCCTTGCCTAGCTATAGAGACAAACATGTCACTTGACAAGCTGAATATGTTTTACTTTAAATAGGACTTATTAAATCGGCTAAAATGCTAAACTTACTTAATCAATTAAGAAACGTTGAACTATATGAGCAATACCTCTCCCTGCTCTCTCGGAATCATTGTGGCCCTAGCAATCTTCTCCTCTATCTGGCCCAAGACACCACTTGAATCTTCAGATGCACTTATGAATGTGCCAGAACTGTTGTCAGCATCAAGAATAATAAGCTTTTGCAGTGCAGAGAAAATCAAAATCCATCATTGAAGAAGCAAGGTACTGCATTTGAAAAATGATAGCCTAAGTTGCATTTTGTGTGGCATATAATCATGGGTATAAGACTGATGGAAAAATAGCAACAAGATGTTAAAAGAGAGTTCAGATACCTTCCCAATAATATAATTTAGACCAAGACTCGTTTATACATCCAATATTCATTAGAACTCAGGGTTTTCCTTCATAAATGGGGACTAATAAGCTACAGAATTAGATGCTATTTGTCATTCATAATGACCTGTGTAGCCTATAATCCTACGCATACATGATTAGTGTACACTTGTGTCAAACTTTGGCAATGTAATTATAGGTGCCATGAGGTCCATGACCCAATATCTGTGCTCAGTCTATCCATCTTGAGATTTGTCTGCAACACAAATATTTCATCTTGACATCTATGATACTCAGTTTGATGAAGAAGATATTATTGATACCAGAAACTTTACCGCATGAATATTAGATATCAAGATAATTGAGCAGAACTACAAAGAAATAGAGgacatataatttataaaaacaaaagtGAACAAGTGCATAACAACACTTTTAACTCTCACGTAAAGGTTACGTCAGCAAGAAAAGATTCATGACCCAAACCGAAATAGTCGAAATAAAAACTTATAATGAAAATAGTAATATATCACATGTGATGCTAACAAGCCATGGATTGTGAAGAAGAACATGCAACCAGAAGAGGGAAAACAAATGATTTTGAACGTAATCAACATTAATGTTTACATCAGACATATGCATCAATAACAAATCAATTGGGTAAACATAAAACAGCAAtacacaaagaaaaagaaaaacaggatGATGGAGTAAGGTCCACCACAAACAAAATACATTTATAAAATATGACACAAGAAACTTAATGTCAAAATAATCGTCACCTTTACTGATTTCACAACCTTTGTCATCTTAATGAGTATTCTAAATACTGAGTCTAAACATCAATAATCTTCTTGTTACAAGGCAACAAGCGAATGTATATATTCTTGAATCCTTGAAAGGAAATTGGTAAGAGGCACCTTGTTCTTATTCCTTGAGTATTCTCTGCAGTTTCCCCGTTCCGTAAAGCTAATGTTGAAGGCCTAAGCCTAGACTTAGCTTTTTGTACAATTGTTTGGCATTGTTCTGCTGTGGCAAAATTTGGAAAATACAATGCACGAGGTTTCCAGCTCAAAACCTGCACACAAGCACTATAAAACTAGTATTTTAAATCCCTAAAAAGGTATAACTCACACTATATGGACAATTATTGCTAATCCACATGATGATGTCATATGTTCATTGTAAAACTTATATAACAAAATGTTAGTTTATATAGCATTACTCATACTCGTTCAGTTCTGGATAGAATACAACTCACTAAAATACATACATTGAAATTACAAACTTGTGTAATTTTCTGGAGCAAATTTTTCAGCATAAATATCATCTCAGGTGTTATCTTTCTGTTTCGCTTGCTCCCTACCGATCAGACACATTGTTCTGAAAGCAAATGAGTCCTATTTAAGTGACAGCACAAGCTAAACCACTTGGTGCAGACCACAGAATTTGGAGAGTTTTTTCTTTtcacaaaatttttaattttctcaTGGCAAACATTGCAGAATATTAAAAACCTATTAAACCCACAACATCTAGTGACTTTGGGAGACGGAGAACTAAAGAGAAGCAGAATAGTTTAAATCTTCTTTTGTTACTTCAGAAAACTGTGGTAGAAGATGACAAATGGTGCCAATAACTGCAACAGCTCACCGTCATGCCCTATAAATGCATTTTTTGTGTTAGAAACTCCTAACACTGTCATCTACGTCCTTTCCCCAAACCTACCGTGAGCATCTGTTGCACCGAGCATGCTGCAAAGATGGCTCGTGCCTGCTCATCTTAATTGCTTAATGATTTGTCCATGTGGAAAATCACCAACATCTTCGCCAATAATTAATTGCTTAATGATTTGTCCTTTgtcgaatcaaaatcatcaatatATTTGACATGTTTTGGAGGTTTGAATTAGGCGCTAGCTTTGCTACCATAAAATTTAGATGCAAATCTAATACTTCCCCGATAATAGTCTTCGCATATAATGCCTAATGGTATCGGTGCCCAGTCTTCATCCAAGACACAAGATAATTGTCATTGGAGAATGAGCCACCGGAGATGACTACCACCCCAGGTGCTCACCTTAAATTGATTATAGTCATATAGAGTAGATTTATTTTCCTCTTTCACGAATAAACCATTAACAATTTTATCTCAAAGAAAACATATTCTAACGAAGTCCTAAATTAAAATTCAAGATCTACGTATTCTTTAAGGTATAAAAATCTAGGGTTAGAAACATAAAGACAATGGTCGAAGAGGTTGCCGAAAACCTGGAAAGGGATCAAAGACGGGGTAGATTCCCCGGTCTTCCCGTGGGGCATCGGCGACCGCTCGGGATCCTCATCGTCGAGCTCCAGCAGCCGAGATCGGGTAAGGCGACCCCCGCCGGAAGGATCCTGCGGGCCAAAAActcaggaggaggaagaggcggagAAGATGGATCAAAGAGGAGAAGAGACCGAcctgagagggagaggagatgagAATGGAGACGAAGAGGCCGGCGAGGAAGAAGACGACGCACAAGAGAAGGGCAGCGGGGAGCCTTATCTTCTCGCGTGCCAACCGAGATACTAAGGGCGACCTGGGCCCTCTGTTTCCCTTCATCGCGGCGGCCGAGGTGGGATCTTTCTCCCGGTCTCTTCGGAAGGAAAAGGAACGAAAAGGCGCGTCgacaacgagagagagagagagagagagaagagagagagagagggaggcggAGGACGAacgaaaagaaagaaacaaagggTCTCTCACATATCGTTCTTTATCGGGTGTCACGACATCAATATAAAGCGATGTCACGGTGCCAAAGTcttccttttatttttatttaattttccttttttttataaatggtaAATAATGAAGAAGAAATTTAATGTCCAGATGATAAAGCCAAAAGCACTTTCCCAATTAATATCCATTTGCCAAAAGCACttttctcacacacacacacacacatatatatatatatatgtatataggatACAGAAAATTCTGGTCTTCTACGTGTTGCAGTCATGCGCTCACCGGCTGCAATTCTTCGTCAGCAGTGCGCCAAGTCGAATCTTTTCCGTTCTCGAGGGAATGGGGAGTGGGTTCATCGATATCTCCACAGCCTCCCCCGTCTTAACTCCCTCCGTCGCTTTTCTTCCCCCACAAGTTCCCTTTTCTCCTTGCTCGCGCCCTCGTCGTTTTCCCAACAACTCTTTCTGCCCCGCCCCCTCCTATTGAATACTGGAAGGAGGAAGGAGGGGCAGAGTGACAGGGAGAAGGAAAGTGCGTTCTTTGCATGACGATAGCTTCCAAGTTCTTCTACTGCCGGAGGACGTCTGCCTCCAGCAGGAGCTCGGAGCAAGAGCTGGATCGCGTCAACGCGGATCGAGACCGCCGCCTTCGTCGTGACCGCCGCAGCAGCCACGAGGAGCGCCGGCCTGATGGCCCTTCCCGCGCTCGGCAGCTCCTCCACCCCCGCTCCGACCGAACGGTAGATTTTCTCAGTCGGAATAGAACAATTTGTAGCTGTTATTACTTGGTGTTGGGGGTTTCTCGTTGCAATATAAACTAGAGCAGCTCGATTTCCCCAATTTTTAAGCATAAATCTTGAAACAGAAGTACTAATTTTCCTTCTGCTGAGAAAAGATCGATCTTTTCGGTCAGAAGATAGCAAGCTACTCTTTCCATGTGTCTAAATGCGAAGGATCAGATCACAAGACACTTTTAGTGTATTTTAGAGAGTTTTACTCTTTCTCTTTTACTGCTTCACTTACCTTGTTTTCCTGTCCTATAATTTTTATTGATTCCCAAAAAATTCACCAATTTAATATGTAATTGATCGAATGATTGTGATCATGAACATGCTAGTGATTTGAGAACTCCTAATTTGTATGAAAGGAGAAGAGGCATCAGGTGACAGGCATATCACCTTGATGTCTAAACTTGGTCAATCTTCTttctcaattagttatcatcgaaCAGTGGTTCTATGGTTGGATGATGTTGCCCCTATAATGAAATTTTTGGGTTCTGATGCTTACCAATAACTAAGATCGATTTTTGCCATATGTGCAAATCATGGCTAGTGGCTATCGGCTAACTGCGATTTCCCATCATTGTTCTGAATTCATACATTAATATCTACTATTGTTTGTTTCATAATACCTTCTAAGACAAGATTCTTAGTACCTGTACTTTTAAACTTCTGATACTGCAAACTGTTTAAGGTAGCACTTACGAGCTCATCTTTGTTGCACAATTACTCAAGTTAGTTATCTTCTGCTAAATCATAAATATCCTCATCAGCAATATCTCTTTACTTTCCTGATAGAGCTATAGTAACACTGGACTAGAAAGCTATAAAATCATGGAGATGGAAGAATCTTTTGGATGTTTGTGCCACTATCATGCTGATTAGCAAATTTTTGGGTCTTCTAACCTATGTCATGTCACACTTTTAAGGTCACTAAAATGAGGAAAACTTGTCTACTATAACATGAACATGTTATAAGAAAACACATGGATATTATAATTAGACATGGGAACACAACTAGTATTAGCAACATAAACAA
Coding sequences within:
- the LOC135671914 gene encoding probable prolyl 4-hydroxylase 9 → MKGNRGPRSPLVSRLAREKIRLPAALLLCVVFFLAGLFVSILISSPSQDPSGGGRLTRSRLLELDDEDPERSPMPHGKTGESTPSLIPFQVLSWKPRALYFPNFATAEQCQTIVQKAKSRLRPSTLALRNGETAENTQGIRTSSGTFISASEDSSGVLGQIEEKIARATMIPREQGEAFNILRYEIGQRYASHYDAFNPAEYGPQKSQRVASFLLYLSDVEEGGETMFPYENGSNMDIAYDYEKCIGLKVKPRKGDGLLFYSLFTNGTIDPTSLHGSCPVIKGEKWVATKWIRDQTEK